The Saxibacter everestensis genome has a window encoding:
- a CDS encoding SRPBCC family protein yields MELHHRFEVPSPLDKTWRAFNELEGVAPCFPGATLTGVEGDEFSGSVKVKLGPISMVYSGTGRFIERDEANHRVVIEAAGKDRRGNGTAGATVTARLTPSVAGTEVTVDTDMNVTGKPAQFGRGVIQDVSDKLLDRFVACLVTTLPDGERETGVEPGSGGSGPVDARPDSGTVAAGPYSGPIHPGADTSPVDAGPDSGTAGPSPERSPAAGPTPAPTPRRAPEPPAGLDFGATLVPVLLKRYGRGLAVAASIVVAVTLLARRRRRG; encoded by the coding sequence ATGGAACTGCATCATCGATTTGAGGTGCCGAGCCCGCTCGATAAAACCTGGCGAGCGTTCAATGAGCTGGAAGGAGTTGCGCCCTGCTTTCCTGGCGCCACCCTGACCGGCGTCGAGGGCGACGAATTCAGCGGAAGCGTCAAAGTGAAACTCGGCCCGATTTCGATGGTTTACAGCGGCACCGGCCGGTTCATCGAGCGTGACGAGGCGAATCACCGCGTGGTGATCGAGGCGGCTGGCAAGGACAGGCGAGGCAATGGCACGGCCGGCGCCACCGTGACAGCCCGGCTGACACCGTCCGTGGCCGGTACCGAAGTCACCGTCGACACGGACATGAACGTGACCGGCAAGCCTGCCCAGTTCGGTCGCGGCGTCATCCAGGACGTGTCGGACAAGCTGCTCGACCGATTCGTCGCCTGCCTGGTGACCACGTTGCCGGACGGGGAGCGCGAGACCGGTGTAGAGCCGGGTTCTGGCGGCTCGGGACCGGTTGACGCAAGACCCGACTCGGGAACGGTTGCCGCGGGTCCTTACTCGGGACCGATACACCCTGGCGCGGACACCAGCCCGGTTGACGCCGGCCCGGACTCGGGAACGGCCGGCCCTTCACCGGAGCGAAGCCCGGCCGCCGGCCCGACGCCTGCCCCCACCCCTCGCCGGGCGCCGGAACCACCCGCCGGCCTCGACTTCGGTGCCACGCTCGTACCGGTGTTGCTTAAGCGCTACGGCCGGGGACTGGCCGTCGCGGCGTCCATCGTCGTG
- a CDS encoding FAD binding domain-containing protein: MIPTSFDYAAPTTIDEALQMLAASPDDTKLLAGGQSLIPVMKLRLADAEHLVDLGRIEQMRGVRMDGDRLVIGAMTEHHEVASHPLVAAHAGVLADAAASVADPQVRHRGTIGGALVHADPAGDYPAPALALDAELVITGATGTRTVPAAEFFEDYFTTAVGDDEILTEIRLPSYSGWGGRYEKFTRVAQQWSIVAVAAEVRVDGGVIAEARIGLTNMGSTPIRARGVEAALAGCAIDDGSVAEACASVAEGTSPPNDINGDADYRRHLATVLTRRAVLGAARQEPAH; the protein is encoded by the coding sequence ATGATCCCAACCAGCTTTGATTACGCGGCGCCGACAACCATCGACGAGGCGCTACAGATGTTGGCCGCGTCGCCGGATGACACGAAGCTGCTTGCCGGCGGGCAAAGCCTTATCCCGGTGATGAAACTGAGGCTGGCGGACGCGGAGCACCTCGTCGACCTCGGACGGATCGAGCAGATGCGCGGTGTGCGGATGGACGGTGACCGGTTGGTTATCGGCGCGATGACCGAGCATCACGAGGTGGCGAGCCACCCGCTGGTCGCCGCGCACGCCGGCGTGCTTGCCGACGCCGCGGCCTCGGTCGCCGACCCGCAGGTGCGGCACCGCGGCACGATCGGTGGGGCGCTGGTGCATGCCGACCCGGCCGGAGACTACCCCGCCCCGGCGCTGGCCCTGGATGCCGAGCTGGTGATCACCGGGGCAACGGGCACCCGGACGGTGCCGGCCGCTGAGTTCTTCGAAGACTACTTCACCACGGCGGTCGGCGACGACGAGATCCTGACCGAGATCCGGTTGCCTTCCTACTCCGGTTGGGGCGGCCGCTATGAGAAGTTCACCCGGGTGGCACAGCAGTGGTCGATCGTGGCGGTGGCCGCCGAAGTCAGGGTGGACGGCGGTGTGATCGCCGAGGCGCGGATCGGGCTGACCAATATGGGGTCGACCCCGATCCGAGCCCGCGGCGTCGAGGCCGCGTTGGCCGGCTGTGCGATTGATGACGGTTCGGTCGCTGAGGCGTGCGCCTCGGTCGCCGAGGGCACCAGCCCGCCTAACGACATCAACGGCGATGCCGACTACCGGCGGCACCTGGCGACAGTGCTCACCCGGCGGGCTGTGCTCGGCGCGGCCCGGCAGGAGCCGGCGCACTAG